One Carassius carassius chromosome 28, fCarCar2.1, whole genome shotgun sequence genomic window carries:
- the spa17 gene encoding sperm surface protein Sp17 isoform X4 yields MSVPFSNTNLRIPRGFGNLLEGLAKEVLRDQPEDIPTFAAVYFSNLIKAREESGLDPAEWGAKLEDRFYNNHSFKATAIQGNYISPKINTRNNAGRSETFGDNETLSSPLKDLNTNISEDTEVKQKYELDKKLDVESGETEHGPDADIPNVGTADVDICAQELKDPSRIPEQTSEVLKDEEVAKEAVDIDICRSELGPTPLPSFDGLATVDVCAEEINHPSESLKLKEGEFEAQDESFVKTPSQIEQDVGKQANEMSDDDDDDDDDDDGHTEDAEQGILEMADNLLEDIDPEEKSTEQIYVEESTESTTENTVEVEQKSEEHTEEKDDLPDNENQEETNHDYSSTNDFVEDAADSTSDINCRSLIEMKDTYIDYSDETYDSKSEVIDVLDEVHHHCSTHTGEHEAENSTDEQNTSKMMDAMKKETPKLVNDSETEVTEDMISNRILNTDAVDDSEKDLNTENVNEGSDLDSDAEEMDLDISNMPQQNMVKTVDEEKDVTHDTEPVEDILPFEDEKADLRPLEGETEVICEEHLTESQEQTEKTENEGDQEDQLEEQRDKWQESTLERENQESPDSIEHKEECNQPQEEEDIMDIPLDDPEANKAAAKIQAGFRGHMTRKKMKPGEKPNEEGEQTE; encoded by the exons ATGTCTGTTCCCTTCTCCAACACAAACCTGCGCATCCCGAGAGGCTTTGGGAATTTATTGGAGGGTCTCGCGAAAGAAGTGTTGAGAGACCAGCCTGAGGACATCCCTACCTTTGCTGCTGTCTACTTCTCAAACCTTATTAAAGCCAGAGAGG aaagtggcctAGACCCAGCAGAGTGGGGTGCAAAGTTGGAAGACAGGTTCTACAATAATCACTCATTtaag GCCACAGCAATACAAGGAAACTACatttcaccaaaaataaatacaag AAACAACGCTGGCCGTTCTGAAACTTTTGGAGACAATGAAACCCTAAGCTCCCCATTAAAAGACCTCAACACTAATATTTCTGAGGACACTGAAGTGAAGCAAAAATATGAGTTAGATAAGAAGCTCGATGTGGAATCCGGTGAGACGGAACATGGACCCGATGCGGATATTCCCAATGTGGGAACAGCAGATGTTGATATATGTGCTCAAGAGCTAAAAGACCCCAGCAGGATTCCAGAGCAAACATCAGAGGTACTGAAGGATGAGGAGGTTGCAAAAGAAGCTGTAGATATTGATATCTGCAGATCAGAACTTGGGCCTACACCTTTGCCTTCCTTTGATGGTCTCGCAACTGTGGATGTATGTGCTGAAGAGATAAACCACCCATCTGAAAGCCTAAAATTGAAAGAAGGAGAGTTTGAAGCACAAGATGAATCTTTTGTTAAAACCCCTTCACAAATTGAGCAGGATGTAGGCAAGCAGGCAAATGAAatgtctgatgatgatgatgatgatgatgatgatgatgatggccaTACTGAAGATGCTGAACAGGGAATTTTAGAAATGGCTGATAATTTATTAGAAGACATTGATCCAGAAGAGAAGAGCACTGAGCAGATTTATGTGGAGGAATCAACTGAAAGTACTACTGAAAACACAGTTGAAGTAGAACAGAAATCAGAGGAACATACTGAAGAAAAGGATGATTTACCAGACAATGAAAACCAGGAAGAGACTAATCATGACTACAGCAGCACCAATGACTTTGTAGAAGATGCAGCCGATTCCACATCTGATATCAATTGCAGATCATTGATTGAAATGAAAGACACATACATTGACTACAGTGATGAGACATATGACAGTAAAAGCGAAGTCATAGATGTTCTAGATGAAGTGCACCATCACTGTTCTACTCATACAGGTGAGCATGAAGCTGAGAACAGCACTGATGAACAAAACACCTCTAAAATGATGGATGCAATGAAGAAGGAAACCCCAAAGCTAGTTAACGACAGTGAAACTGAAGTCACAGAGGACATGATAAGCAACAGGATTTTAAATACTGATGCAGTGGATGATTCTGAGAAAGATCTAAACACAGAGAACGTAAATGAAGGGAGTGATCTTGACAGTGATGCTGAAGAGATGGATCTGGACATTTCGAACATGCCTCAGCAAAATATGGTAAAAACCGTAGATGAGGAGAAGGATGTAACCCATGATACTGAACCAGTGGAAGATATCTTGCCTTTTGAAGATGAAAAAGCTGATCTCAGGCCTTTAGAAGGAGAAACAGAGGTTATCTGTGAAGAACATCTGACAGAGTCGCAAGAACAGACTGAAAAAACAGAGAATGAAGGAGATCAAGAGGATCAGTTGGAGGAGCAAAGGGATAAATGGCAGGAATCGACACTTGAAAGAGAGAACCAGGAAAGTCCTGACAGCATAGAACATAAG GAGGAATGCAACCAGCCACAAGAGGAAGAGGACATCATGGACATCCCATTGGATGACCCAGAGGCCAATAAGGCAGCTGCCAAAATCCAGGCCGGCTTCCGTGGTCATATGACCCGGAAGAAGATGAAACCCGGTGAAAAGCCCAATGAGGAG GGGGAACAGACGGAGTAG
- the spa17 gene encoding sperm surface protein Sp17 isoform X3, with the protein MSVPFSNTNLRIPRGFGNLLEGLAKEVLRDQPEDIPTFAAVYFSNLIKAREESGLDPAEWGAKLEDRFYNNHSFKATAIQGNYISPKINTRNNAGRSETFGDNETLSSPLKDLNTNISEDTEVKQKYELDKKLDVESGETEHGPDADIPNVGTADVDICAQELKDPSRIPEQTSEVLKDEEVAKEAVDIDICRSELGPTPLPSFDGLATVDVCAEEINHPSESLKLKEGEFEAQDESFVKTPSQIEQDVGKQANEMSDDDDDDDDDDDGHTEDAEQGILEMADNLLEDIDPEEKSTEQIYVEESTESTTENTVEVEQKSEEHTEEKDDLPDNENQEETNHDYSSTNDFVEDAADSTSDINCRSLIEMKDTYIDYSDETYDSKSEVIDVLDEVHHHCSTHTGEHEAENSTDEQNTSKMMDAMKKETPKLVNDSETEVTEDMISNRILNTDAVDDSEKDLNTENVNEGSDLDSDAEEMDLDISNMPQQNMVKTVDEEKDVTHDTEPVEDILPFEDEKADLRPLEGETEVICEEHLTESQEQTEKTENEGDQEDQLEEQRDKWQESTLERENQESPDSIEHKEECNQPQEEEDIMDIPLDDPEANKAAAKIQAGFRGHMTRKKMKPGEKPNEEQGEQTE; encoded by the exons ATGTCTGTTCCCTTCTCCAACACAAACCTGCGCATCCCGAGAGGCTTTGGGAATTTATTGGAGGGTCTCGCGAAAGAAGTGTTGAGAGACCAGCCTGAGGACATCCCTACCTTTGCTGCTGTCTACTTCTCAAACCTTATTAAAGCCAGAGAGG aaagtggcctAGACCCAGCAGAGTGGGGTGCAAAGTTGGAAGACAGGTTCTACAATAATCACTCATTtaag GCCACAGCAATACAAGGAAACTACatttcaccaaaaataaatacaag AAACAACGCTGGCCGTTCTGAAACTTTTGGAGACAATGAAACCCTAAGCTCCCCATTAAAAGACCTCAACACTAATATTTCTGAGGACACTGAAGTGAAGCAAAAATATGAGTTAGATAAGAAGCTCGATGTGGAATCCGGTGAGACGGAACATGGACCCGATGCGGATATTCCCAATGTGGGAACAGCAGATGTTGATATATGTGCTCAAGAGCTAAAAGACCCCAGCAGGATTCCAGAGCAAACATCAGAGGTACTGAAGGATGAGGAGGTTGCAAAAGAAGCTGTAGATATTGATATCTGCAGATCAGAACTTGGGCCTACACCTTTGCCTTCCTTTGATGGTCTCGCAACTGTGGATGTATGTGCTGAAGAGATAAACCACCCATCTGAAAGCCTAAAATTGAAAGAAGGAGAGTTTGAAGCACAAGATGAATCTTTTGTTAAAACCCCTTCACAAATTGAGCAGGATGTAGGCAAGCAGGCAAATGAAatgtctgatgatgatgatgatgatgatgatgatgatgatggccaTACTGAAGATGCTGAACAGGGAATTTTAGAAATGGCTGATAATTTATTAGAAGACATTGATCCAGAAGAGAAGAGCACTGAGCAGATTTATGTGGAGGAATCAACTGAAAGTACTACTGAAAACACAGTTGAAGTAGAACAGAAATCAGAGGAACATACTGAAGAAAAGGATGATTTACCAGACAATGAAAACCAGGAAGAGACTAATCATGACTACAGCAGCACCAATGACTTTGTAGAAGATGCAGCCGATTCCACATCTGATATCAATTGCAGATCATTGATTGAAATGAAAGACACATACATTGACTACAGTGATGAGACATATGACAGTAAAAGCGAAGTCATAGATGTTCTAGATGAAGTGCACCATCACTGTTCTACTCATACAGGTGAGCATGAAGCTGAGAACAGCACTGATGAACAAAACACCTCTAAAATGATGGATGCAATGAAGAAGGAAACCCCAAAGCTAGTTAACGACAGTGAAACTGAAGTCACAGAGGACATGATAAGCAACAGGATTTTAAATACTGATGCAGTGGATGATTCTGAGAAAGATCTAAACACAGAGAACGTAAATGAAGGGAGTGATCTTGACAGTGATGCTGAAGAGATGGATCTGGACATTTCGAACATGCCTCAGCAAAATATGGTAAAAACCGTAGATGAGGAGAAGGATGTAACCCATGATACTGAACCAGTGGAAGATATCTTGCCTTTTGAAGATGAAAAAGCTGATCTCAGGCCTTTAGAAGGAGAAACAGAGGTTATCTGTGAAGAACATCTGACAGAGTCGCAAGAACAGACTGAAAAAACAGAGAATGAAGGAGATCAAGAGGATCAGTTGGAGGAGCAAAGGGATAAATGGCAGGAATCGACACTTGAAAGAGAGAACCAGGAAAGTCCTGACAGCATAGAACATAAG GAGGAATGCAACCAGCCACAAGAGGAAGAGGACATCATGGACATCCCATTGGATGACCCAGAGGCCAATAAGGCAGCTGCCAAAATCCAGGCCGGCTTCCGTGGTCATATGACCCGGAAGAAGATGAAACCCGGTGAAAAGCCCAATGAGGAG CAGGGGGAACAGACGGAGTAG
- the spa17 gene encoding sperm surface protein Sp17 isoform X1 produces the protein MSVPFSNTNLRIPRGFGNLLEGLAKEVLRDQPEDIPTFAAVYFSNLIKAREESGLDPAEWGAKLEDRFYNNHSFKATAIQGNYISPKINTRNNAGRSETFGDNETLSSPLKDLNTNISEDTEVKQKYELDKKLDVESGETEHGPDADIPNVGTADVDICAQELKDPSRIPEQTSEVLKDEEVAKEAVDIDICRSELGPTPLPSFDGLATVDVCAEEINHPSESLKLKEGEFEAQDESFVKTPSQIEQDVGKQANEMSDDDDDDDDDDDGHTEDAEQGILEMADNLLEDIDPEEKSTEQIYVEESTESTTENTVEVEQKSEEHTEEKDDLPDNENQEETNHDYSSTNDFVEDAADSTSDINCRSLIEMKDTYIDYSDETYDSKSEVIDVLDEVHHHCSTHTGEHEAENSTDEQNTSKMMDAMKKETPKLVNDSETEVTEDMISNRILNTDAVDDSEKDLNTENVNEGSDLDSDAEEMDLDISNMPQQNMVKTVDEEKDVTHDTEPVEDILPFEDEKADLRPLEGETEVICEEHLTESQEQTEKTENEGDQEDQLEEQRDKWQESTLERENQESPDSIEHKEECNQPQEEEDIMDIPLDDPEANKAAAKIQAGFRGHMTRKKMKPGEKPNEEVSSSGEGLNGSQGDSAGGTDGVETDVTSGPEQ, from the exons ATGTCTGTTCCCTTCTCCAACACAAACCTGCGCATCCCGAGAGGCTTTGGGAATTTATTGGAGGGTCTCGCGAAAGAAGTGTTGAGAGACCAGCCTGAGGACATCCCTACCTTTGCTGCTGTCTACTTCTCAAACCTTATTAAAGCCAGAGAGG aaagtggcctAGACCCAGCAGAGTGGGGTGCAAAGTTGGAAGACAGGTTCTACAATAATCACTCATTtaag GCCACAGCAATACAAGGAAACTACatttcaccaaaaataaatacaag AAACAACGCTGGCCGTTCTGAAACTTTTGGAGACAATGAAACCCTAAGCTCCCCATTAAAAGACCTCAACACTAATATTTCTGAGGACACTGAAGTGAAGCAAAAATATGAGTTAGATAAGAAGCTCGATGTGGAATCCGGTGAGACGGAACATGGACCCGATGCGGATATTCCCAATGTGGGAACAGCAGATGTTGATATATGTGCTCAAGAGCTAAAAGACCCCAGCAGGATTCCAGAGCAAACATCAGAGGTACTGAAGGATGAGGAGGTTGCAAAAGAAGCTGTAGATATTGATATCTGCAGATCAGAACTTGGGCCTACACCTTTGCCTTCCTTTGATGGTCTCGCAACTGTGGATGTATGTGCTGAAGAGATAAACCACCCATCTGAAAGCCTAAAATTGAAAGAAGGAGAGTTTGAAGCACAAGATGAATCTTTTGTTAAAACCCCTTCACAAATTGAGCAGGATGTAGGCAAGCAGGCAAATGAAatgtctgatgatgatgatgatgatgatgatgatgatgatggccaTACTGAAGATGCTGAACAGGGAATTTTAGAAATGGCTGATAATTTATTAGAAGACATTGATCCAGAAGAGAAGAGCACTGAGCAGATTTATGTGGAGGAATCAACTGAAAGTACTACTGAAAACACAGTTGAAGTAGAACAGAAATCAGAGGAACATACTGAAGAAAAGGATGATTTACCAGACAATGAAAACCAGGAAGAGACTAATCATGACTACAGCAGCACCAATGACTTTGTAGAAGATGCAGCCGATTCCACATCTGATATCAATTGCAGATCATTGATTGAAATGAAAGACACATACATTGACTACAGTGATGAGACATATGACAGTAAAAGCGAAGTCATAGATGTTCTAGATGAAGTGCACCATCACTGTTCTACTCATACAGGTGAGCATGAAGCTGAGAACAGCACTGATGAACAAAACACCTCTAAAATGATGGATGCAATGAAGAAGGAAACCCCAAAGCTAGTTAACGACAGTGAAACTGAAGTCACAGAGGACATGATAAGCAACAGGATTTTAAATACTGATGCAGTGGATGATTCTGAGAAAGATCTAAACACAGAGAACGTAAATGAAGGGAGTGATCTTGACAGTGATGCTGAAGAGATGGATCTGGACATTTCGAACATGCCTCAGCAAAATATGGTAAAAACCGTAGATGAGGAGAAGGATGTAACCCATGATACTGAACCAGTGGAAGATATCTTGCCTTTTGAAGATGAAAAAGCTGATCTCAGGCCTTTAGAAGGAGAAACAGAGGTTATCTGTGAAGAACATCTGACAGAGTCGCAAGAACAGACTGAAAAAACAGAGAATGAAGGAGATCAAGAGGATCAGTTGGAGGAGCAAAGGGATAAATGGCAGGAATCGACACTTGAAAGAGAGAACCAGGAAAGTCCTGACAGCATAGAACATAAG GAGGAATGCAACCAGCCACAAGAGGAAGAGGACATCATGGACATCCCATTGGATGACCCAGAGGCCAATAAGGCAGCTGCCAAAATCCAGGCCGGCTTCCGTGGTCATATGACCCGGAAGAAGATGAAACCCGGTGAAAAGCCCAATGAGGAGGTGAGCAGCAGTGGTGAGGGCCTCAACGGCAGCCAAGGGGACTCAG CAGGGGGAACAGACGGAGTAGAGACAGACGTCACATCTGGACCAGAGCAGTGA
- the spa17 gene encoding sperm surface protein Sp17 isoform X2 encodes MSVPFSNTNLRIPRGFGNLLEGLAKEVLRDQPEDIPTFAAVYFSNLIKAREESGLDPAEWGAKLEDRFYNNHSFKATAIQGNYISPKINTRNNAGRSETFGDNETLSSPLKDLNTNISEDTEVKQKYELDKKLDVESGETEHGPDADIPNVGTADVDICAQELKDPSRIPEQTSEVLKDEEVAKEAVDIDICRSELGPTPLPSFDGLATVDVCAEEINHPSESLKLKEGEFEAQDESFVKTPSQIEQDVGKQANEMSDDDDDDDDDDDGHTEDAEQGILEMADNLLEDIDPEEKSTEQIYVEESTESTTENTVEVEQKSEEHTEEKDDLPDNENQEETNHDYSSTNDFVEDAADSTSDINCRSLIEMKDTYIDYSDETYDSKSEVIDVLDEVHHHCSTHTGEHEAENSTDEQNTSKMMDAMKKETPKLVNDSETEVTEDMISNRILNTDAVDDSEKDLNTENVNEGSDLDSDAEEMDLDISNMPQQNMVKTVDEEKDVTHDTEPVEDILPFEDEKADLRPLEGETEVICEEHLTESQEQTEKTENEGDQEDQLEEQRDKWQESTLERENQESPDSIEHKEECNQPQEEEDIMDIPLDDPEANKAAAKIQAGFRGHMTRKKMKPGEKPNEEVSSSGEGLNGSQGDSGGTDGVETDVTSGPEQ; translated from the exons ATGTCTGTTCCCTTCTCCAACACAAACCTGCGCATCCCGAGAGGCTTTGGGAATTTATTGGAGGGTCTCGCGAAAGAAGTGTTGAGAGACCAGCCTGAGGACATCCCTACCTTTGCTGCTGTCTACTTCTCAAACCTTATTAAAGCCAGAGAGG aaagtggcctAGACCCAGCAGAGTGGGGTGCAAAGTTGGAAGACAGGTTCTACAATAATCACTCATTtaag GCCACAGCAATACAAGGAAACTACatttcaccaaaaataaatacaag AAACAACGCTGGCCGTTCTGAAACTTTTGGAGACAATGAAACCCTAAGCTCCCCATTAAAAGACCTCAACACTAATATTTCTGAGGACACTGAAGTGAAGCAAAAATATGAGTTAGATAAGAAGCTCGATGTGGAATCCGGTGAGACGGAACATGGACCCGATGCGGATATTCCCAATGTGGGAACAGCAGATGTTGATATATGTGCTCAAGAGCTAAAAGACCCCAGCAGGATTCCAGAGCAAACATCAGAGGTACTGAAGGATGAGGAGGTTGCAAAAGAAGCTGTAGATATTGATATCTGCAGATCAGAACTTGGGCCTACACCTTTGCCTTCCTTTGATGGTCTCGCAACTGTGGATGTATGTGCTGAAGAGATAAACCACCCATCTGAAAGCCTAAAATTGAAAGAAGGAGAGTTTGAAGCACAAGATGAATCTTTTGTTAAAACCCCTTCACAAATTGAGCAGGATGTAGGCAAGCAGGCAAATGAAatgtctgatgatgatgatgatgatgatgatgatgatgatggccaTACTGAAGATGCTGAACAGGGAATTTTAGAAATGGCTGATAATTTATTAGAAGACATTGATCCAGAAGAGAAGAGCACTGAGCAGATTTATGTGGAGGAATCAACTGAAAGTACTACTGAAAACACAGTTGAAGTAGAACAGAAATCAGAGGAACATACTGAAGAAAAGGATGATTTACCAGACAATGAAAACCAGGAAGAGACTAATCATGACTACAGCAGCACCAATGACTTTGTAGAAGATGCAGCCGATTCCACATCTGATATCAATTGCAGATCATTGATTGAAATGAAAGACACATACATTGACTACAGTGATGAGACATATGACAGTAAAAGCGAAGTCATAGATGTTCTAGATGAAGTGCACCATCACTGTTCTACTCATACAGGTGAGCATGAAGCTGAGAACAGCACTGATGAACAAAACACCTCTAAAATGATGGATGCAATGAAGAAGGAAACCCCAAAGCTAGTTAACGACAGTGAAACTGAAGTCACAGAGGACATGATAAGCAACAGGATTTTAAATACTGATGCAGTGGATGATTCTGAGAAAGATCTAAACACAGAGAACGTAAATGAAGGGAGTGATCTTGACAGTGATGCTGAAGAGATGGATCTGGACATTTCGAACATGCCTCAGCAAAATATGGTAAAAACCGTAGATGAGGAGAAGGATGTAACCCATGATACTGAACCAGTGGAAGATATCTTGCCTTTTGAAGATGAAAAAGCTGATCTCAGGCCTTTAGAAGGAGAAACAGAGGTTATCTGTGAAGAACATCTGACAGAGTCGCAAGAACAGACTGAAAAAACAGAGAATGAAGGAGATCAAGAGGATCAGTTGGAGGAGCAAAGGGATAAATGGCAGGAATCGACACTTGAAAGAGAGAACCAGGAAAGTCCTGACAGCATAGAACATAAG GAGGAATGCAACCAGCCACAAGAGGAAGAGGACATCATGGACATCCCATTGGATGACCCAGAGGCCAATAAGGCAGCTGCCAAAATCCAGGCCGGCTTCCGTGGTCATATGACCCGGAAGAAGATGAAACCCGGTGAAAAGCCCAATGAGGAGGTGAGCAGCAGTGGTGAGGGCCTCAACGGCAGCCAAGGGGACTCAG GGGGAACAGACGGAGTAGAGACAGACGTCACATCTGGACCAGAGCAGTGA